AAATTTTAAAAGATGGAAAAGTTGTATCTACATTTAAATTAAGCCCAAATACTTTAACAGATGAGATGAGAGCAGGTGGAAGAATTCCACTAATTATTGGAAAAGGTTTAACTGCTAAAGCTAGAGAAGCTTTAAAATTAAGTGCTAGTGATAAATTTATAGCTCCTGAGCAACCAGCAAACAATGGAAAAGGTTATACTCAAGCACAAAAAATGGTTGGAAAAGCTTGTGGTGTTGAAGGTGTAAAACCAGGTATGTATGTTGAGCCAATCGCTACAACTGTAGGAAGCCAAGATACAACAGGACCAATGACAAGAGATGAGATTAAAGAACTTGCTGCATTATCTTTTGGTGCTGATATGGTTATGCAATCATTCTGTCACACAGCTGCTTATCCAAAACCAGCAGATATTAAATTAAGACACACTTTACCAGATTTTATTAACTCAAGAGGTGGAGTTACTCTTAAGCCAGGTGATGGTGTTATTCACTCATGGTTAAATAGATTATGTTTACCTGATACTGTAGGAACAGGTGGAGATTCACATACAAGATTCCCAATTGGTATTTCGTTCCCAGCTGGATCAGGACTTATTGCATTTGCTGGAGTTACAGGAATGATGCCTTTAACTATGCCAGAGTCTGTTTTAGTTAAATTCTCTGGAAAAATGCAACCAGGAATTACTTTAAGAGATTTAGTAAATGCTATTCCATATTATGCAATTAAACAAGGATTATTAACAGTTCCTAAGAAAAATAAGAAAAATATTTTTGCTGGAACAATTATTGAAATTCAAGGGTTACCAGACTTAAAAGTAGAGCAAGCATTTGAATTATCTGATGCATCAGCTGAAAGAAGTGCTGCAGCTTGTTCAGTTCAATTAAATAAAGAGCCAATTATTGAATACCTATCTTCAAATATCGCTTTAATTGAAAAAATGATTGAAGAGGGTTATGAAGATGCAAAAACTCTTCAAAGAAGAGCTGATAAAATGAAAGAGTGGATTAAAAATCCAAAACTTTTAGAGCCAGATGCAGATGCTGAGTATTTAGCAACAATTGAGATTAATTTAGATGATATTAAAGAGCCAATCTTAGCTTGTCCAAATGATCCAGATGATGTTGCTACTTTAAGTGAAATTTTAGCAGATGATAATAGACCAAAAAATATTGATGAAGTATTTGTTGGATCTTGTATGACAAATATTGGATTATTCAGAGCTTTAGGAGAAGTATTAAAAGGTGAGGGTGTTGCTAAAGCAAAACTATGGGTTGCACCTCCAACAAAAATGGATGAAGCTCAATTAACTGAAGAGGGATACTATGCAGCATTTGCAGCAGCTGGTGCTAGAATAGAGATTCCAGGTTGTTCATTATGTATGGGTAACCAAGCACAAGTTAGTGAAGGTTCAACAGTATTTAGTACATCTACAAGAAACTTTGATAATAGACTTGGTAAAAACTCTAAAGTTTATTTAGGTTCTGCTGAAGTTGCTGCAGTTGCTGCACTTTTAGGAAAACTACCAACAGTTGAAGAGTATTTAACAATTGTTGCTAAAAAAATAAATGATAGTAATAAAGATGGAGTTTATAAATACTTAAACTTCCACCAAGTAAGTTCTGATCACTTAAGTACTCTTTTAACTTCAAGATAATATCTATAATATAAAAGCCCAAGAGATTTAAATCTCTTGGGCTTTTTCTTAGTAAAAATTTAAATATTTTAAATTACATCAAAACTTTTGAGTCATTATAAGGGTCAAGATGAATTGTAATATACCACTTTTTTTTAGAGTCTAATTTCTCTATTTCTTCTTCTATAAAATCACTAATTTGATGAGCTTTTATTAAAGATATAGATATATCTTTAAAAACTAGATGAACTTCTATAAAAACTTTATTTGCAGCTTCTCTTGTTTTTAATTGATGAAAACTATGTACTTCTTCATATTTTAAAATTATTGAAATTATTTTTTCTACAGTTTTTTCATCTAATGCTCTATCAAGTAAAACCATAACTCCATCATAAATTAAACTATAAGAGGAATAGATAATGTATAAAGCTATTAAACTTCCAATTATTACATCAAAAAGCTCATAACCTGTAAAATATACTAATAGAAGAGATAATAAAACAGCAAAAGTGCTAAAAATATCTGTTTTATAGTGAAGAGCATCAGCTTTTATTACCATATTATTTGTCTTTTTTGCAATTGTATTAAGGTATAAAACTAAAAAAATAGTAATTATTAAGGAGATAATCATCACATAGATTGATATATTTAAATAATTTGAAGTTTCACCACTTTTAAATTTTAAAAATGCTTGATAGAGTAAGAAAAGCCCTGAAAGTGTAATAATTACACCTTCAATAACAGAAGCTAATGCTTCAATTTTTCCTTTTCCATAGTTAAAAGCTTTATTTGCTGGTTTTTCTGATTTTGAAATTGCGAAATAGTTAAAAAGTGATACAAACATATCTAAAATAGAATCAACAGCAGATGCTAATACAGAGACAGAACCACTAAAAAGCCCTATAACTAATTTAAGAAGAGTAAGAACTGCTGCAACGGTAGATGATACAGCAGTTGCTTTCTTTTGTGGAGACATTAGTTGTTTTCTATAAACTCTTTTATTCTATTTATTCCATCTTTAATTGCTTCCATACTTGTAGCAAAAGATAGTCTTACATATCCTTCCATACCAAAAGCAAGACCTGGAACAAGAGCCACTCCTTTACTTTCAAGTAAGTTTGCACAAAATTTCATAGAGTCATTTGAGAATTTTTTGATATTTATAAATAGATAAAAAGCACCATCTGGGTCAAAACAAGATAGTTTCTCTATATCATTTATTGCTTTTACTGCATAATCTTTTCTTTTTTCAAACTCTACTCTCATCATTTCAATATCTTTATTTGCTTCTCCTTCAAGAGCTACAATAGCTGCATATTGAGTCATAGAGTTTACATTTGATGTAACTTGTCCTTGAAGTTTTGACATAGCTTTTGCTAATTTTGCATTAGGACAAGCAACATATCCAAATCTCCATCCTGTCATGGCAACTGATTTACTTAAACCATTAATAGTAACTGTTCTATTGTACATATCTTCTGAAACTTCAGCTGTTGCAGTAAATTTTTTACCTTTGTAGATCAGTTTTTCATACATTTCATCTGATAAAACAATAATATTTGTACCTTTTAAAACTTCACCAATAGCTACTAATTCCTCTCTTGAATATATAGAACCAGTTGGATTTGATGGAGAGTTTAACATTAAAATTTTTGTTTTAGAAGTTATCTTCTCTTTTAGTTGTTTCGGAGTGATTTTAAAATCTGTATTTTCATCTGTTTCAATGAATACAGGTATCCCTCCACTATAAACAACTAATTCTGGATATGTAACCCAATATGGGCTTGGAATAATAACTTCATCACCTTCATCAATTAGTGCTTGAGCTAGATTAAATAAGGAGTGTTTTGCTCCATTACTAATTACTATTTTATCTAGTGTATAATCTAAATTGTGGTCTTTCTTTAACTTATTAATAATTGCTTGTTTAGTCTCTTTAATACCTTCAACAGCTGTGTATTTAGTCTTTCCTTCATTAATTGCTTTTATTGCTGCATCTTTTACAATTTGTGGTGTATCAAAATCTGGTTCACCTGCACTAAAACTTAGAATATCTTTACCTTGAGCTTTTAAATCATTTGCTAAAGCTGTTATAGATAAAGTAAGTGATGGAGCTAATTTCTCCATTCTATTTGCAATTTTCATAATAGTTTTCCTCAATTAAATTATCATTACACTTATGGTATAATCGGGCGGATTTTATCCAAAATTTACTTAAAGGTTTTTTTTGAATTTTCAAATTAGTTTAAATGATAGTTTAATAAATGTTGAATTGGAAAATAAGAAACATATAAAGCATTGCTATTTAAGAGTTTTAAGTAAAGATTTATTACAAATAAAAGCAAATAGATATTTTACAATTTATGATGCCAAAGAATTAATTATTAGAAAAAAAGAGTGGATTTTAGAAAATATAAAAAGAGTAGAAAATAAAATATTAGAAGATGGATATTTCTTATATTTGGGAGAGAAAAGAGAATTAGAAAATTTAAAAATAAAAAATTTAGATAGTTTTTATAAAAAAGAGATAGATAAATTTATTCCAACTTTAGTAGAAAAATATTCAAATCTTATGCAACTATTTCCTACGAAAATTTCATATAGAAAAAATAAGAGAACTTGGGGCTCATGTAACTATAAAAATGAGTTGAACTTTAATATCTTATTAATGCGTTATCCACTCTATATTATGGAGTATATAGTTGTTCATGAACTAGCTCATATAAAATATAAAAATCACTCTAAAAGTTTTTACTCTTTAGTTGAAAAGTTTTGTCCAAATTACAAAGAGATAGAAAAAGCTTTTAAATTACTTTTATAAGTTAATAACTAATCTCTAGCTTCTATAACTCTTCTTAGAAGCTCTTCTTTTGTGAACTCTTTTGATAATTTTTGAGTTGTAACTCCATTTGAAAGTGTAATTTGAATATTATTATTTTCTGTATAATAAGCATTTACAATCAATCTTTTAACTTTTTGAGAAAATTCATCTATTGTATATATTTTTCTTCCTAAGAAAAGCTCTTGTAAAGTAGGCTCTTTATAAACTCCAATAAAAGCTCTATTGTGATATAAATATTTCCAAACTTTCATCTCTAAATCAAAAGATAAAAAGAAATCTGTATAACTAGAGTAAATCCTATCACCTTTTATAAAAAAATTTGTTTCTGGAAAAAATCCAGGTACACAGTTACATAAAAACATATCTTTTTGTAACTCTTTTACTTTAGTAATACAGAAATATTTAAATTTTTTTAGTTTATCTTGTAGAAGTAAATCTTGGCTATTTTGGTTTTCTAAGATAGAGAAAATAGTAAAAAGTTCTTTAAAATCATCTTGATTTGAAGCTAAAATTTCAAGAACTTGAATATTTAATTTTGAAATTCTTTCATCTTTATATAGGATTTTATAAGATTTTAGAAGTTGTTTTTTTAAATCAATAATTAAAATATTTTTATTATCTTTATGTAAAAGATAGAGCTTTTCATTACTTTTTTTCTCTACAATGAAAATAGTGTTTTCATCTATATAAATAGTTTTATATGAAACTAAAATAATTTTCTTAAAATCTTTAATCTCTTCATTAACAAAACTATATTTAAACTCATGATTATTTAAAAACTCAATTAATTCAAACTCAATATCATACTCTAAATGACTACTATTTGAGTACTCTTTTTTTACACTATTAAACTCTAAATCTAAAGATAAAAGATAGTTCTTATGTCTATAAAGCTCTTTTTGGTCTTTTATAATGATTTTTTTTAGAATCATATGTTAAATAACTCTTTTGGGTCTATATGTGATGAATCTTTTGTAACCTGAAAAGATAAACTTTCATTTACTCTTCCTACAACAGAACCTTTTTGTACCCATTTTCCTACCACTAAAGTAGGGGCTATATCATCTAAATGAGAGTAAATTGTATGTAATCCACCTTCATGTTGAATTATCACAACATTATCAAGCATTCCTGCATTTTTTTTTGCATAAACAACTTTACCACTTAGTACTGAAACAACTTTTGCTTGCGGTTCAGTGCTTTTTAAAACAATTGATTCGTTAAATAGTTTGATTTTATAAACAGGGTCATAATATGTTCCAAAATTTTTTGCAATTTTAAAAGATTTTAAAGGAGCTATAGTTTTTTCTCCTTTATATTTTGTAATTGTAACTCCATCTGTTGAAGAGCCAATTTTTTTTACATCAAGGTTTAAATTTTTTGCAAATTTTTGATTTCTTGTATCTGCTGTTTGCATTTCTACTTCATTTTCATCTGAAGATGAACTCTCATCTTTTTGATTGTTTTCATTTTTCTTACTCATTAAAGTTTCGAGTTTTTTCTTTCTTTCCGCTTCTTCTTTAGCCTTAGCTTGTTCTTCAGCTTTTTTAACCTCTTCTAGCTTTAGGATATTTAGTTGAGAAAGAAGATTTTTTATGTTTTCTTGGCTTTTTACAACTTTATTTAGCTCTTCTTGATAAGCTTTGTGTTGTTTTTCTAAATCACCTAAAGAGCTTGAGTGCTGTTTCTTTAGAGTTGTTAATTTATCTTTTGTCTTTTGTCTATCATTTATATATGATGAAATTTTTTCTATATCTTTTTGATTTGTTGTTGAGTCATTTGTGATTGTGTTGTAGTTATTGTTTATTTTTGCAACTTTATCTTTTGAGTGTTGAGCTAAAAGAGTATATATTTCATTGTCTATTAACTCTTGTAAAGAGTTTTCAGAAGCAAGATTTAATGCAATTGAAATAGAAAACTCTTCTACAATCGTATCTACTATTTGGCTTTCATTTGTTGTTTTTTCTTGAATTAATTTATTTGATTTTGTTTTTAATTCAGTTAGTTTACTTTTTGATTCTTCAAGTAGTTTTTGATGTTCATCTATATCTTTATTTACTTGCATTATATCTTTTTCTAAATTTGATATATTACTATTTTGAGCCTCTATTTTGTCTGCTAATTCTTTTATTTTTATATTTTTTGTCTCTTCTTCTTGTTTTGTAGTGTCGAGTTGTTTTTTATTTTGTTGTATTTTTTTATCAATAGTTGAAGCTTCTATAAAATAAAAACTTAAAAATAGAGTCAAAATCATCTTAATCATTATTAATCTTATACTTTAATAAAACACCAAAAATGGTAAAGATTGATATACAAAAAGATAATAAAAATAGCTTAACAATCTCTAAACCTAAATCAATTTGTATATCAACAATTTCGTGTAACTCTTGAGGAAATAGAATCTCCATATTATGTGAAACATAGTATAGAAAAATTGAACTTATAATAAAAGATAAAAAAGCACTAAGCATTGCATAATTTAAAATAGATGTTGCACTATATATTATAGAAGCTCCATGAAGCCTTAATATAGATATTCTAATATGGTGTTCGTGAAACCAAAGTTTAATCTGTTTAGCAATAATAATTATTGCAAAAATAGTAATAATAAAAAATAGAATAAAAGAAACACTGTTTATTAAAAGTAAAAGAAGATAGATTTGATTATGGTTTTTATAAAAAACTTCTACTTTTTTAATATCAGGATTTTTTAAAAGTATATTTTTTATCTCTTCTAATTCAGTGCTTGTTGGAAATATCTCTAAATGTATTTGGTAAAAATTTGGGAGTTTTTGTTTTAAAAGCTCAATAGAGTTTTCAGAAAGATTTGTTTTTATATTTCCAATAATTTTATCATTTGGTAAAGCTTGAATAGATTCAATATTTATACCTGCAAGTTTTGACATATTCTCTTTACTTAAAACCGAAGTGGATACTACTATAATAGAATAATCTTTTGATATTTTACTTTGATAGTTTGCAACAACATTATTAATTAATAAATATATTGTAAAAGCAATTAACATTGATAATAAAGGAATTAAAAAGGCAAAAATATTTTTAAGAGACTTCATAAATAATTCCATCATCAATTGATAATTGTCTAAATTTTATACCCAAATTTCTTGGAACTCTATGAGTTACTACAACAACAGTTATACCTAATTGTTCATTTGCCCCTTTTAGTAAATTCCAAACTAAATCAGCTGAATAATCATCAAGGTTTCCAGTTGGTTCATCTGCAATAATAATTTTAGGATTGTGAGCTAATGCTCTAGCAACTGCAACTCTTTGTTGCTCTCCTCCACTTAGTTCATTTGGATAATAACCAGCTCTATGGCTTAGTCTTACATGAGCTAAAAGTTTATTTGCTTGTTCTTTTGAAACTTCATTTGAATAACCATTTATCTTTAGTGGAATCATTATATTCTCTTCAATTGTAAACTCATTTACAAGTTTATAATCTTGAAAAATTATTCCTATATTCTTTCTAAGAAGTCTTAACTTTTTTCCACCAATTCCAAAAACTTCTTGCCCTGCAATTCTTAAATTACCATGTTTTATAGGAATCTCTCCATAAAAAGATTTTAAAAGTGTAGATTTTCCACTTCCAGAATTTCCACCAATGAAGATAAACTCTTTTGGTTTTATAGAGAAATTCCCTTTTTTTATAATATATTTATTGTCATCATAAGTTAAATAGATATTTGTTGCTTCAATCATTTAAATAAAATCTCTTTTAAATTTTTATGTGCATCAATATTTGAACTTGTTGGAAGTGGATTTCCTTGATAATATGATGCTTTTCCTTCTTCTATTATAATATATTTTGTAACTGGTCTATCAAAATTTCCCATTGTAACTTTTATTAAACCAGAGTTATTTTTCCCTAAAATTGTATAAAGTTCTTCTATATGTACAAAAAAGTTTTTGAATATAGTAGCTTTTTGTGGAATTTTTGTGATTATTTCGTCAAAATTAATAGAATCTTCAAATGAAAAATTAAAAGATAAATCTATGTTTTTATCCTCATTTAATGAAGTTAAAACTAAATCATAAATATTTTTACCCTGTTTTTTCCATCTATCTTCATATTTACTTGTAACTTCTAAATCTTTATTTATATCAATAGAGATATTTGCTTTTGGTAAATTAGTAAGAAGTTCTAAGCAAAAATCAAAATAGTTTCTGCTATCACTTCTAAGTTCTAAAGTTCCACCAACTTTTAGAACTCTTAAAGCTTCATTTACGAACTCATTTGAGTAGATTCTTCTATGTGGTTTTTTATCCCAAGGAACAGGAAAATGTACAAATATTTTTCCAACTTGATTTGACTCTATAAACTCCATAAAAAGTCTTGCATCATAATTTACAACTAAAACATTTGTTATATTTTGAAGTTCTAACTGTTTTAAGAGTTGTTCTATTGAAGGATAGTGTATTTCAAGACCAATAAATTGAATATTTGGATTTGTTTTTGCTTGATATAAAAGGTGTCTTCCACTTCCAAAACCAATCTCTATTTGAATTTCATTTTGTGTTTTGAACTCATCAACAAAATAGTTTATATCTTTTAAATATTTGTGTTTTTCCTCTTTTTCTATTTTAAAACTATTTGTATTTGAAAATAGAACTTTTGCACCATTTTCTTTAACATAGGCATTTAGACCATCTTTTATAAGGCTTACAGGAGATAGTCTTGTAACCTTATCTGCTTTAATCATAAAATTTTCATCTTTTGGTTTTATTGCTAATAAAAACTCTTTATCCTTATATTTTGTAGCAACTCTATACTCTATTTTTCTATTGTTTTGTGAAAAATCATAAGATTGTGCAATGAACTTGAAATCTACACCATCAATAAAAGATGGTGTACTTATTAACTCTTTTTTTTCAAATAGTATGTGTGGCATTATTCCTCTTAGGTAATTATTTTCTAGTTAAACTTACTTCATTTGAAGATTCTGAAACTACTCCAAATTCATCAACTGATTGAACACTATATTTATAATCAATTCCACTTACAACATCACTATCTTGAAAACTAGTTCCACTTATATTTTCAAATTTTGTTGATTTATATTGAAAAAAGTTTTGCTTAGTTTTTTTAGTCACAATATATGAAACAGCTCTAGGAGAACTACTCCAATTTAAAACAGCAACTCCACCTTGAATAGAAGCTTGAGTAAGATTTGGTTTAGTTGGTTTTCCTAAAGTTTCTCCTTTTATAGCAGGAATATCAAAAATTCCATCTAAACCATCTTTATCAATAGGGATAATTTTATAATAGTATTTTAAACCATCTTCATTTAGCTCATCTGTGTACTCTAAAATAGAGGCATTTATAGTTGCTATTTTTTTATAGCCAAAAGATTCATAACTACTTCTATGTATCTCATATTGTACAACATCACTTGTTGGAGATGCACTCCATGTTAAAAATATCTTTTTTGGAATATTGTTTGATGCTTTTACTCCACTTACACTTTTTGGAGCTGGTTTTGTAACTGCTTCTAAAACATTTGTAGGTGCTGATTCAACATCATCAAAAGTAAAAGCTTTTACTCTATATTTATGTTTTGAAGCATTACTAAGTCCTGTATCAATATATTCAGCTGATAATCTTTGGTTTATTGTTGCTAAATAGATCCATTCATTTAAAGTTGTATTGTACTTTTCAACTCTGTAATAGCTTACTCTTTGATCAGGATGTGGTTCCCAAAGAAGTTTTATTTTTTTAGGAAGATTTGATATAGCTTGAGCAAAAGCAACAGGTTTTATTCTAGGAAGAGTTTCAGCTATATAAGCCTCTGTTGTAGGAGATTCACTTCCATCACTTAATCTTGAAGAGATTTGATAAGCATATTTAGTTTTTGGTTCTAATTCTCTATCTACATAGTGCGTTGCATGTTTACTATCAATTTTTGCAATAAGTTTTAAAGTAGTTTCACCTTTACTTATTTCAGTTCTATAAAAGTTATACCCAATAACTCTTGGATCATCTACCTTTTGCCACTCAAAACCAATAGATGTCATATCTGGAAGAGATTTAATTGAAGAGTAGTTTACAGTTGGTGCTGATTGATTTATTTTTGGTGTAGTTGTTGTAGAAAGAGAGTCTAAAACATTACTACATCCACTAGCAAAAATTAGCAAAATTGTTAATGATGTTAGTTGTATTAATTTCTTCATTTGTAAAATCCTTAGAAAAATTAGTTTTTAAAAAATTACTCATATCCTCTGGTAAGTTTGCACAAAAGCTCATCTTTATATTTTTTGTTGGATGAGTTAGATATAAGATATAAGCGTGCAAAAAAAATCTATTTATTTTATTTAATTCGCCCTTAAATCCATATAAAGTATCTCCCAAGATATGCCTATTTATTGAGTTTAGATGAACTCTTATTTGATGAGTTCGACCTGTAAAAAGTTTAGCAGCTATTAATTCATATTTCTCATTATTACTTAAAGATAGTTTTAAAAAAGCTGATTTTGCATATCTAGCATTTTCAATAATATCCATTTTTAGCCTATTGTTTGGATTTCTTCCTATGGGTTTTTCTATGATTAAATTATCTTTTAAAGGCATATCAATAATAGCAAGATAGTACCTTCCCATACTTTTATCTTCTAATTGTTTTGCTAAAGATGTATGTGCTTCATTTGTTTTTGC
The Aliarcobacter faecis genome window above contains:
- a CDS encoding RluA family pseudouridine synthase, yielding MYKYFIATNIERVDKFLASNIDASRNQIEQLIKKEFVKIDGKIVNKTGFKLKENQKIEVFFPQIEFSEIKDEKFIKESLKDKNIEIIYEDEDILVLNKPYNLTVHDAPSVKDATLVDWLKLKKISLSTISGEERHGIVHRLDKGTSGLIVIAKTNEAHTSLAKQLEDKSMGRYYLAIIDMPLKDNLIIEKPIGRNPNNRLKMDIIENARYAKSAFLKLSLSNNEKYELIAAKLFTGRTHQIRVHLNSINRHILGDTLYGFKGELNKINRFFLHAYILYLTHPTKNIKMSFCANLPEDMSNFLKTNFSKDFTNEEINTTNIINNFANFC
- a CDS encoding murein hydrolase activator EnvC family protein, with amino-acid sequence MIKMILTLFLSFYFIEASTIDKKIQQNKKQLDTTKQEEETKNIKIKELADKIEAQNSNISNLEKDIMQVNKDIDEHQKLLEESKSKLTELKTKSNKLIQEKTTNESQIVDTIVEEFSISIALNLASENSLQELIDNEIYTLLAQHSKDKVAKINNNYNTITNDSTTNQKDIEKISSYINDRQKTKDKLTTLKKQHSSSLGDLEKQHKAYQEELNKVVKSQENIKNLLSQLNILKLEEVKKAEEQAKAKEEAERKKKLETLMSKKNENNQKDESSSSDENEVEMQTADTRNQKFAKNLNLDVKKIGSSTDGVTITKYKGEKTIAPLKSFKIAKNFGTYYDPVYKIKLFNESIVLKSTEPQAKVVSVLSGKVVYAKKNAGMLDNVVIIQHEGGLHTIYSHLDDIAPTLVVGKWVQKGSVVGRVNESLSFQVTKDSSHIDPKELFNI
- a CDS encoding fibronectin type III domain-containing protein; the protein is MKKLIQLTSLTILLIFASGCSNVLDSLSTTTTPKINQSAPTVNYSSIKSLPDMTSIGFEWQKVDDPRVIGYNFYRTEISKGETTLKLIAKIDSKHATHYVDRELEPKTKYAYQISSRLSDGSESPTTEAYIAETLPRIKPVAFAQAISNLPKKIKLLWEPHPDQRVSYYRVEKYNTTLNEWIYLATINQRLSAEYIDTGLSNASKHKYRVKAFTFDDVESAPTNVLEAVTKPAPKSVSGVKASNNIPKKIFLTWSASPTSDVVQYEIHRSSYESFGYKKIATINASILEYTDELNEDGLKYYYKIIPIDKDGLDGIFDIPAIKGETLGKPTKPNLTQASIQGGVAVLNWSSSPRAVSYIVTKKTKQNFFQYKSTKFENISGTSFQDSDVVSGIDYKYSVQSVDEFGVVSESSNEVSLTRK
- a CDS encoding FtsX-like permease family protein — protein: MKSLKNIFAFLIPLLSMLIAFTIYLLINNVVANYQSKISKDYSIIVVSTSVLSKENMSKLAGINIESIQALPNDKIIGNIKTNLSENSIELLKQKLPNFYQIHLEIFPTSTELEEIKNILLKNPDIKKVEVFYKNHNQIYLLLLLINSVSFILFFIITIFAIIIIAKQIKLWFHEHHIRISILRLHGASIIYSATSILNYAMLSAFLSFIISSIFLYYVSHNMEILFPQELHEIVDIQIDLGLEIVKLFLLSFCISIFTIFGVLLKYKINND
- the trmB gene encoding tRNA (guanosine(46)-N7)-methyltransferase TrmB: MPHILFEKKELISTPSFIDGVDFKFIAQSYDFSQNNRKIEYRVATKYKDKEFLLAIKPKDENFMIKADKVTRLSPVSLIKDGLNAYVKENGAKVLFSNTNSFKIEKEEKHKYLKDINYFVDEFKTQNEIQIEIGFGSGRHLLYQAKTNPNIQFIGLEIHYPSIEQLLKQLELQNITNVLVVNYDARLFMEFIESNQVGKIFVHFPVPWDKKPHRRIYSNEFVNEALRVLKVGGTLELRSDSRNYFDFCLELLTNLPKANISIDINKDLEVTSKYEDRWKKQGKNIYDLVLTSLNEDKNIDLSFNFSFEDSINFDEIITKIPQKATIFKNFFVHIEELYTILGKNNSGLIKVTMGNFDRPVTKYIIIEEGKASYYQGNPLPTSSNIDAHKNLKEILFK
- a CDS encoding bifunctional aconitate hydratase 2/2-methylisocitrate dehydratase, with translation MSLLQDYKAHEAQRASEGGLPGLALTAAQTADLVELLKASKVEDAEFALNLFKNKINPGVDDAAYVKAAFLNDIVQGKVACSVISKVEAIEILGTMMGGYNVPPLVEALKIAEVADAAAKELKNTILVYNSFNDVKALMDAGNAKAKEVIESWANAEWFTNKPALEEEITLTVYKIPGETNTDDLSPATVAFTRADIPLHATAMLQSRMEKPLEKMAELKQKGYPLAYVGDVVGTGSSRKSGINSVQWHMGRDIAGVPNKRTGGVVIGSIIAPIFFNTAEDSGCLPIEANVDSIDTGDVIILKPYAGEILKDGKVVSTFKLSPNTLTDEMRAGGRIPLIIGKGLTAKAREALKLSASDKFIAPEQPANNGKGYTQAQKMVGKACGVEGVKPGMYVEPIATTVGSQDTTGPMTRDEIKELAALSFGADMVMQSFCHTAAYPKPADIKLRHTLPDFINSRGGVTLKPGDGVIHSWLNRLCLPDTVGTGGDSHTRFPIGISFPAGSGLIAFAGVTGMMPLTMPESVLVKFSGKMQPGITLRDLVNAIPYYAIKQGLLTVPKKNKKNIFAGTIIEIQGLPDLKVEQAFELSDASAERSAAACSVQLNKEPIIEYLSSNIALIEKMIEEGYEDAKTLQRRADKMKEWIKNPKLLEPDADAEYLATIEINLDDIKEPILACPNDPDDVATLSEILADDNRPKNIDEVFVGSCMTNIGLFRALGEVLKGEGVAKAKLWVAPPTKMDEAQLTEEGYYAAFAAAGARIEIPGCSLCMGNQAQVSEGSTVFSTSTRNFDNRLGKNSKVYLGSAEVAAVAALLGKLPTVEEYLTIVAKKINDSNKDGVYKYLNFHQVSSDHLSTLLTSR
- a CDS encoding cation diffusion facilitator family transporter, which gives rise to MSPQKKATAVSSTVAAVLTLLKLVIGLFSGSVSVLASAVDSILDMFVSLFNYFAISKSEKPANKAFNYGKGKIEALASVIEGVIITLSGLFLLYQAFLKFKSGETSNYLNISIYVMIISLIITIFLVLYLNTIAKKTNNMVIKADALHYKTDIFSTFAVLLSLLLVYFTGYELFDVIIGSLIALYIIYSSYSLIYDGVMVLLDRALDEKTVEKIISIILKYEEVHSFHQLKTREAANKVFIEVHLVFKDISISLIKAHQISDFIEEEIEKLDSKKKWYITIHLDPYNDSKVLM
- a CDS encoding cell division ATP-binding protein FtsE gives rise to the protein MIEATNIYLTYDDNKYIIKKGNFSIKPKEFIFIGGNSGSGKSTLLKSFYGEIPIKHGNLRIAGQEVFGIGGKKLRLLRKNIGIIFQDYKLVNEFTIEENIMIPLKINGYSNEVSKEQANKLLAHVRLSHRAGYYPNELSGGEQQRVAVARALAHNPKIIIADEPTGNLDDYSADLVWNLLKGANEQLGITVVVVTHRVPRNLGIKFRQLSIDDGIIYEVS
- a CDS encoding pyridoxal phosphate-dependent aminotransferase; this encodes MKIANRMEKLAPSLTLSITALANDLKAQGKDILSFSAGEPDFDTPQIVKDAAIKAINEGKTKYTAVEGIKETKQAIINKLKKDHNLDYTLDKIVISNGAKHSLFNLAQALIDEGDEVIIPSPYWVTYPELVVYSGGIPVFIETDENTDFKITPKQLKEKITSKTKILMLNSPSNPTGSIYSREELVAIGEVLKGTNIIVLSDEMYEKLIYKGKKFTATAEVSEDMYNRTVTINGLSKSVAMTGWRFGYVACPNAKLAKAMSKLQGQVTSNVNSMTQYAAIVALEGEANKDIEMMRVEFEKRKDYAVKAINDIEKLSCFDPDGAFYLFINIKKFSNDSMKFCANLLESKGVALVPGLAFGMEGYVRLSFATSMEAIKDGINRIKEFIENN
- a CDS encoding M48 family metallopeptidase, with the translated sequence MNFQISLNDSLINVELENKKHIKHCYLRVLSKDLLQIKANRYFTIYDAKELIIRKKEWILENIKRVENKILEDGYFLYLGEKRELENLKIKNLDSFYKKEIDKFIPTLVEKYSNLMQLFPTKISYRKNKRTWGSCNYKNELNFNILLMRYPLYIMEYIVVHELAHIKYKNHSKSFYSLVEKFCPNYKEIEKAFKLLL